A single window of Coffea eugenioides isolate CCC68of chromosome 7, Ceug_1.0, whole genome shotgun sequence DNA harbors:
- the LOC113778126 gene encoding phosphatidylinositol 4-kinase beta 1-like isoform X2, giving the protein MAKLLGLARGLIGEPAESPREITRTIPTSENIGESGWLIRFFDSAFFCEWIAVSYLYKHDHAGVRDYLCNRMYTLPLPGIESYLFQICYMLIYKPSPSLDKFVIDICSKSLQIALKVHWFLMSELEDNDDNDGISRIQEKCQIAATLMGEWPPLIRPQNAASSSPMGKNQMLNRLLSSKQKLLSLTSSPPSTQWSMSLSPTSGNNLQQDDGGGSNQNLNSKVSSPEENKIFKKFIPGPKMRDALLFRKSMDKDEEESEKDGFFKRLLRDSRDEDVRKVVGKDEVEPEKEGFFKRLLRDSSRDDDSRKSLDNDEEPAKKEEGFFKRLLGDNRDEDSRKSMDKSDDESEKDGFFRRFLKDSKDEEEELTSSSDGFFKRIFRDSKNDAEEKAGSKSGDDDGKEGFFRKLFKEKFEEKKDVGERNDDEERTRKNSEDDEKEGFFKKFFKERFEDKKDMNDRSQEHGKGQANGEEDEHLDFSLFRRIFRVHPEDPKSPAVQENSNGSNFLESSPGTEKFFRKLFRDRDRSVEDSELFGSKKNKEKCPASPKQENEKLITKPPLPNNAASHFRKGGYHASLDFVQSLCETSFALVDVFPIEDRKSALCESLVEINAHIAAAQSSGGICFPTGKGTYRVVHIPEDEAVLLNSREKAPYLICVEVLKSETASNSKDVSNSQKLSKGGIPLANGDALLPKPPPWAYPLWTGPDMYHSGYDRMSKSTSQAIDEAMTQLWEAKVKFVHVNLSVESQSNSEIHFCRAEITPSNGGQNKEFAAHASLLREGLDLEWVKVSLTADPGVSMDDIVDQEPPRRREHRRVPSTVAIEEVKAAALKGEAPPGLPLKGAGQDSSDAKSETANGGIPKETDALSGELWEVKKERIRKASDYGKLPGWDLRSIVVKSGDDCRQEHLAVQLISHFYDIFQEAGLPLWLRPYEVLVTSSYSALIETLTDTASIHSIKSRYSNISSLRDFFVAKYQENSPSFKLAQRNFVESMAGYSLVCYLLQIKDRHNGNLLLDEEGHIIHIDFGFMLSNSPGGVNFESAPFKLTRELLEGFLTCRKHAERIILLVEMVQDSGFPCFKGGPRAIQNLRKRFHLSLTEEQCVSLVLSLISSSLDAWRTRQYDYYQKVLNGIL; this is encoded by the exons ATGGCGAAGCTGTTAGGATTAGCGAGAGGATTAATAGGGGAACCAGCCGAGTCACCTCGGGAGATTACTCGAACCATTCCGACCAGTGAGAACATCGGTGAGAGTGGGTGGCTTATCCGATTCTTTGACTCGGCGTTTTTCTGTGAGTGGATTGCTGTCAGCTACCTGTACAAGCATGATCATGCAGGTGTTAGGGATTACTTGTGTAATAGAATGTATACCTTGCCACTTCCGGGTATCGAGAGTTACTTGTTCCAGATATGTTATATGCTCATTTACAAGCCAAGCCCCTCCTTGGATAAGTTTGTGATTGATATTTGCTCTAAATCACTCCAAATTGCTCTTAAAGTGCATTGGTTTTTGATGTCGGAGCTTGAGGACAACGATGATAATGATGGGATTAGTAGGATTCAGGAGAAGTGTCAGATTGCTGCCACTTTGATGGGTGAGTGGCCGCCCTTGATTAGGCCACAAAATGCTGCTTCGTCAAGCCCAATGGGGAAGAATCAAATGCTGAATAGGTTACTTTCTTCAAAACAGAAGCTGCTGTCTCTGACATCATCACCTCCCTCAACACAGTGGTCTATGTCACTTTCGCCTACTTCTGGTAATAATTTACAGCAGGATGATGGTGGTGGAAGTAATCAAAACCTTAATAGCAAGGTGTCATCGCCAGAAGAGAATAAGATCTTTAAGAAGTTTATTCCGGGACCAAAAATGCGGGATGCTCTACTATTCAGGAAGTCAATGGACAAGGATGAGGAAGAGTCAGAGAAAGATGGGTTTTTTAAGAGGTTATTGAGGGATAGTAGGGATGAAGATGTCAGGAAAGTAGTGGGCAAAGATGAAGTGGAGCCTGAGAAGGAAGGGTTTTTTAAAAGGTTGCTTAGAGATAGTAGTAGAGATGATGATTCTAGGAAATCACTTGATAATGATGAGGAACCAGCGAAAAAAGAGGAGGGTTTTTTCAAGAGGTTGCTTGGAGATAATAGGGATGAAGATTCTAGGAAATCTATGGATAAGTCTGACGATGAGTCAGAGAAGGATGGGTTCTTCAGGAGGTTTTTAAAAGACAGTAAGGATGAAGAAGAGGAGCTTACGTCAAGCTCAGATGGGTTCTTTAAGCGGATATTTCGTGACAGTAAAAACGATGCCGAGGAAAAAGCAGGTTCAAAATCTGGGGATGATGATGGTAAAGAAGGATTTTTCCGGAAGCTTTTCAAGGAGAAATTTGAGGAAAAGAAGGATGTTGGTGAAAGAAATGATGATGAAGAAAGAACGCGAAAAAATTCTGAAGATGATGAAAAAGAAGGTTTCTTCAAAAAATTCTTTAAAGAAAGATTTGAGGATAAGAAAGATATGAATGACAGGAGCCAGGAGCATGGGAAGGGGCAAGCAAATGGTGAGGAAGATGAGCATTTGGATTTTTCATTGTTCCGCAGGATATTTCGGGTGCATCCTGAGGATCCTAAGTCTCCTGCAGTACAAGAAAACAGCAATGGCAGCAATTTCCTTGAAAGCAGTCCCGGAACAGAGAAATTTTTTCGAAAACTGTTTAGGGATCGTGATCGCTCTGTCGAAGACTCAGAGCTTTTTGGTTCAAAAAAGAACAAGGAG AAATGTCCTGCCTCACCAAAGCAGGAGAATGAGAAATTAATTACTAAACCGCCACTTCCAAATAATGCTGCATCACATTTTCGGAAAGGGGGGTATCATGCATCACTTGATTTTGTGCAATCATTATGTGAGACTTCTTTTGCCTTAGTAGATGTATTTCCAATTGAAGATCGTAAAAGTGCTCTTTGCGAG TCACTTGTGGAGATTAATGCACATATAGCTGCTGCCCAGAGTAGTGGAG GTATTTGTTTCCCAACGGGAAAGGGAACATATCGTGTAGTTCATATACCTGAAGATGAAGCTGTTCTTTTAAATTCTAGGGAAAAGGCTCCATATTTGATCTGCGTTGAAGTTCTGAAAAGTGAAACTGCAAG cAACTCAAAGGATGTTTCAAACAGTCAAAAGCTTTCTAAAGGAGGTATACCTTTGGCCAATGGAGATGCATTATTGCCAAAGCCACCACCTTGGGCATATCCTTTATGGACTGGGCCTGATATGTACCATAGTGGTTATGATCGAATGTCTAAGTCTACTTCTCAGGCAATAGATGAGGCAATGACTCAGTTATGGGAGGCCAAAGTAAAATTTGTTCATGTGAATCTTTCTGTGGAGAGTCAATCAAACTCAGAAATTCACTTTTGCCGCGCTGAAATTACTCCTTCAAATGGTGGCCAAAACAAAGAATTTGCAGCTCATGCTTCGCTGCTGAGGGAGGGTTTAGATTTGGAGTGGGTGAAGGTATCGTTGACAGCAGATCCTGGGGTTAGCATGGATGATATAGTTGACCAAGAGCCACCTAGGAGGAGAGAACACCGTCGTGTTCCAAGTACAGTAGCTATAGAAGAAGTGAAG GCAGCTGCATTGAAAGGAGAAGCACCTCCTGGACTCCCTCTTAAAGGAGCTGGTCAGGATTCATCAGATGCAAAATCAGAG ACTGCAAATGGAGGTATTCCAAAGGAAACTGATGCATTGTCAGGTGAACTTTGGGAggtaaaaaaagagagaatacgCAAAGCCTCAGATTATGGAAAATTACCTGGTTGGGATTTGCGTTCG ATAGTAGTAAAGAGCGGTGATGATTGTAGACAAGAGCATCTGGCTGTACAGCTTATCTCCCACTTTTATG ATATATTCCAGGAAGCTGGCCTTCCTCTCTGGTTGCGTCCGTATGAAGTTTTGGTTACGTCCTCTTATTCAGCACTAATCGAAACTTTAACCGACACA GCTTCAATTCACTCAATTAAAAGTAGGTATTCCAATATTAGCAGTTTGCGGGATTTTTTTGTTGCCAAGTATCAAGAAAATTCTCCAAGTTTTAAGCTTGCACAG AGAAATTTTGTTGAAAGCATGGCGGGATACTCCCTTGTTTGCTACCTTTTACAG ATCAAGGATCGGCATAATGGGAACCTCTTGTTGGATGAAGAAGGTCATATCATACATATTGATTTTGGCTTCATGCTCTCTAATTCACCTGGTGGTGTTAATTTTGAAAGTGCACCTTTCAAATTAACTCGTGAACTTCTTGAG GGGTTCCTGACATGCCGTAAGCATGCAGAGCGGATAATTCTTCTTGTTGAGATGGTGCAG GATTCCGGTTTCCCCTGTTTCAAGGGTGGTCCACGTGCAATTCAGAATCTGAGGAAACGCTTTCACCTTAGTTTGACTGAAGAG CAATGTGTGTCCTTGGTGCTTTCTCTAATTAGCAGCAGCTTGGATGCATGGCGGACACGTCAATATGATTATTACCAAAAGGTTTTGAATGGGATATTATGA
- the LOC113778126 gene encoding phosphatidylinositol 4-kinase beta 1-like isoform X1, whose product MAKLLGLARGLIGEPAESPREITRTIPTSENIGESGWLIRFFDSAFFCEWIAVSYLYKHDHAGVRDYLCNRMYTLPLPGIESYLFQICYMLIYKPSPSLDKFVIDICSKSLQIALKVHWFLMSELEDNDDNDGISRIQEKCQIAATLMGEWPPLIRPQNAASSSPMGKNQMLNRLLSSKQKLLSLTSSPPSTQWSMSLSPTSGNNLQQDDGGGSNQNLNSKVSSPEENKIFKKFIPGPKMRDALLFRKSMDKDEEESEKDGFFKRLLRDSRDEDVRKVVGKDEVEPEKEGFFKRLLRDSSRDDDSRKSLDNDEEPAKKEEGFFKRLLGDNRDEDSRKSMDKSDDESEKDGFFRRFLKDSKDEEEELTSSSDGFFKRIFRDSKNDAEEKAGSKSGDDDGKEGFFRKLFKEKFEEKKDVGERNDDEERTRKNSEDDEKEGFFKKFFKERFEDKKDMNDRSQEHGKGQANGEEDEHLDFSLFRRIFRVHPEDPKSPAVQENSNGSNFLESSPGTEKFFRKLFRDRDRSVEDSELFGSKKNKEKCPASPKQENEKLITKPPLPNNAASHFRKGGYHASLDFVQSLCETSFALVDVFPIEDRKSALCESLVEINAHIAAAQSSGGICFPTGKGTYRVVHIPEDEAVLLNSREKAPYLICVEVLKSETASNSKDVSNSQKLSKGGIPLANGDALLPKPPPWAYPLWTGPDMYHSGYDRMSKSTSQAIDEAMTQLWEAKVKFVHVNLSVESQSNSEIHFCRAEITPSNGGQNKEFAAHASLLREGLDLEWVKVSLTADPGVSMDDIVDQEPPRRREHRRVPSTVAIEEVKAAALKGEAPPGLPLKGAGQDSSDAKSETANGGIPKETDALSGELWEVKKERIRKASDYGKLPGWDLRSIVVKSGDDCRQEHLAVQLISHFYDIFQEAGLPLWLRPYEVLVTSSYSALIETLTDTASIHSIKSRYSNISSLRDFFVAKYQENSPSFKLAQRNFVESMAGYSLVCYLLQIKDRHNGNLLLDEEGHIIHIDFGFMLSNSPGGVNFESAPFKLTRELLEVMDSDAEGVSSEFFDYFKVLCIQGFLTCRKHAERIILLVEMVQDSGFPCFKGGPRAIQNLRKRFHLSLTEEQCVSLVLSLISSSLDAWRTRQYDYYQKVLNGIL is encoded by the exons ATGGCGAAGCTGTTAGGATTAGCGAGAGGATTAATAGGGGAACCAGCCGAGTCACCTCGGGAGATTACTCGAACCATTCCGACCAGTGAGAACATCGGTGAGAGTGGGTGGCTTATCCGATTCTTTGACTCGGCGTTTTTCTGTGAGTGGATTGCTGTCAGCTACCTGTACAAGCATGATCATGCAGGTGTTAGGGATTACTTGTGTAATAGAATGTATACCTTGCCACTTCCGGGTATCGAGAGTTACTTGTTCCAGATATGTTATATGCTCATTTACAAGCCAAGCCCCTCCTTGGATAAGTTTGTGATTGATATTTGCTCTAAATCACTCCAAATTGCTCTTAAAGTGCATTGGTTTTTGATGTCGGAGCTTGAGGACAACGATGATAATGATGGGATTAGTAGGATTCAGGAGAAGTGTCAGATTGCTGCCACTTTGATGGGTGAGTGGCCGCCCTTGATTAGGCCACAAAATGCTGCTTCGTCAAGCCCAATGGGGAAGAATCAAATGCTGAATAGGTTACTTTCTTCAAAACAGAAGCTGCTGTCTCTGACATCATCACCTCCCTCAACACAGTGGTCTATGTCACTTTCGCCTACTTCTGGTAATAATTTACAGCAGGATGATGGTGGTGGAAGTAATCAAAACCTTAATAGCAAGGTGTCATCGCCAGAAGAGAATAAGATCTTTAAGAAGTTTATTCCGGGACCAAAAATGCGGGATGCTCTACTATTCAGGAAGTCAATGGACAAGGATGAGGAAGAGTCAGAGAAAGATGGGTTTTTTAAGAGGTTATTGAGGGATAGTAGGGATGAAGATGTCAGGAAAGTAGTGGGCAAAGATGAAGTGGAGCCTGAGAAGGAAGGGTTTTTTAAAAGGTTGCTTAGAGATAGTAGTAGAGATGATGATTCTAGGAAATCACTTGATAATGATGAGGAACCAGCGAAAAAAGAGGAGGGTTTTTTCAAGAGGTTGCTTGGAGATAATAGGGATGAAGATTCTAGGAAATCTATGGATAAGTCTGACGATGAGTCAGAGAAGGATGGGTTCTTCAGGAGGTTTTTAAAAGACAGTAAGGATGAAGAAGAGGAGCTTACGTCAAGCTCAGATGGGTTCTTTAAGCGGATATTTCGTGACAGTAAAAACGATGCCGAGGAAAAAGCAGGTTCAAAATCTGGGGATGATGATGGTAAAGAAGGATTTTTCCGGAAGCTTTTCAAGGAGAAATTTGAGGAAAAGAAGGATGTTGGTGAAAGAAATGATGATGAAGAAAGAACGCGAAAAAATTCTGAAGATGATGAAAAAGAAGGTTTCTTCAAAAAATTCTTTAAAGAAAGATTTGAGGATAAGAAAGATATGAATGACAGGAGCCAGGAGCATGGGAAGGGGCAAGCAAATGGTGAGGAAGATGAGCATTTGGATTTTTCATTGTTCCGCAGGATATTTCGGGTGCATCCTGAGGATCCTAAGTCTCCTGCAGTACAAGAAAACAGCAATGGCAGCAATTTCCTTGAAAGCAGTCCCGGAACAGAGAAATTTTTTCGAAAACTGTTTAGGGATCGTGATCGCTCTGTCGAAGACTCAGAGCTTTTTGGTTCAAAAAAGAACAAGGAG AAATGTCCTGCCTCACCAAAGCAGGAGAATGAGAAATTAATTACTAAACCGCCACTTCCAAATAATGCTGCATCACATTTTCGGAAAGGGGGGTATCATGCATCACTTGATTTTGTGCAATCATTATGTGAGACTTCTTTTGCCTTAGTAGATGTATTTCCAATTGAAGATCGTAAAAGTGCTCTTTGCGAG TCACTTGTGGAGATTAATGCACATATAGCTGCTGCCCAGAGTAGTGGAG GTATTTGTTTCCCAACGGGAAAGGGAACATATCGTGTAGTTCATATACCTGAAGATGAAGCTGTTCTTTTAAATTCTAGGGAAAAGGCTCCATATTTGATCTGCGTTGAAGTTCTGAAAAGTGAAACTGCAAG cAACTCAAAGGATGTTTCAAACAGTCAAAAGCTTTCTAAAGGAGGTATACCTTTGGCCAATGGAGATGCATTATTGCCAAAGCCACCACCTTGGGCATATCCTTTATGGACTGGGCCTGATATGTACCATAGTGGTTATGATCGAATGTCTAAGTCTACTTCTCAGGCAATAGATGAGGCAATGACTCAGTTATGGGAGGCCAAAGTAAAATTTGTTCATGTGAATCTTTCTGTGGAGAGTCAATCAAACTCAGAAATTCACTTTTGCCGCGCTGAAATTACTCCTTCAAATGGTGGCCAAAACAAAGAATTTGCAGCTCATGCTTCGCTGCTGAGGGAGGGTTTAGATTTGGAGTGGGTGAAGGTATCGTTGACAGCAGATCCTGGGGTTAGCATGGATGATATAGTTGACCAAGAGCCACCTAGGAGGAGAGAACACCGTCGTGTTCCAAGTACAGTAGCTATAGAAGAAGTGAAG GCAGCTGCATTGAAAGGAGAAGCACCTCCTGGACTCCCTCTTAAAGGAGCTGGTCAGGATTCATCAGATGCAAAATCAGAG ACTGCAAATGGAGGTATTCCAAAGGAAACTGATGCATTGTCAGGTGAACTTTGGGAggtaaaaaaagagagaatacgCAAAGCCTCAGATTATGGAAAATTACCTGGTTGGGATTTGCGTTCG ATAGTAGTAAAGAGCGGTGATGATTGTAGACAAGAGCATCTGGCTGTACAGCTTATCTCCCACTTTTATG ATATATTCCAGGAAGCTGGCCTTCCTCTCTGGTTGCGTCCGTATGAAGTTTTGGTTACGTCCTCTTATTCAGCACTAATCGAAACTTTAACCGACACA GCTTCAATTCACTCAATTAAAAGTAGGTATTCCAATATTAGCAGTTTGCGGGATTTTTTTGTTGCCAAGTATCAAGAAAATTCTCCAAGTTTTAAGCTTGCACAG AGAAATTTTGTTGAAAGCATGGCGGGATACTCCCTTGTTTGCTACCTTTTACAG ATCAAGGATCGGCATAATGGGAACCTCTTGTTGGATGAAGAAGGTCATATCATACATATTGATTTTGGCTTCATGCTCTCTAATTCACCTGGTGGTGTTAATTTTGAAAGTGCACCTTTCAAATTAACTCGTGAACTTCTTGAG GTCATGGATTCTGATGCTGAGGGAGTTtcaagtgaattttttgattattttaag GTCTTATGTATTCAGGGGTTCCTGACATGCCGTAAGCATGCAGAGCGGATAATTCTTCTTGTTGAGATGGTGCAG GATTCCGGTTTCCCCTGTTTCAAGGGTGGTCCACGTGCAATTCAGAATCTGAGGAAACGCTTTCACCTTAGTTTGACTGAAGAG CAATGTGTGTCCTTGGTGCTTTCTCTAATTAGCAGCAGCTTGGATGCATGGCGGACACGTCAATATGATTATTACCAAAAGGTTTTGAATGGGATATTATGA